In the genome of Leptolyngbya iicbica LK, one region contains:
- a CDS encoding class II fructose-bisphosphate aldolase, producing the protein MLTSTQAILEKAQRYGYAVGAFNLYNLEGAKAVVNAAEADRSPAIIQLLPQILRYGGVPLIALFLEAADSASVPMSVHLDHCEEADVIAMCLEAGIQSVLADGSKFSYEENLAFTREMTVLAHQQGATVEAEIGRISGTEDGMTVAEKEAKMTDPDQAKAFVAASGVDFLAVTIGNVHGKYHSAPRLDFDRLARVRQLLDIPLVLHGASGLPALMIQRSIELGVCKFNVNTEVRQRYLEFWREYGKTGSQTDLLDCQKAATGVMQEVVAQKIRLFGSAGRA; encoded by the coding sequence ATGCTCACCTCGACCCAAGCAATCTTAGAAAAAGCACAACGTTATGGTTACGCGGTGGGGGCGTTTAATCTCTACAATCTCGAAGGCGCGAAAGCGGTGGTCAATGCGGCGGAGGCCGATCGCAGTCCCGCTATTATTCAGCTGTTGCCCCAGATCCTCCGGTATGGGGGAGTGCCGCTCATCGCCCTCTTTTTAGAAGCAGCGGACTCGGCCAGCGTGCCGATGTCCGTGCATCTCGACCATTGCGAAGAGGCCGATGTGATCGCGATGTGCCTAGAGGCGGGCATTCAATCGGTGCTGGCCGACGGCTCCAAATTTTCCTACGAAGAGAATCTCGCCTTTACCCGCGAAATGACCGTGCTGGCCCACCAACAAGGAGCCACAGTAGAGGCCGAAATTGGCCGCATCAGCGGCACCGAAGACGGCATGACCGTGGCGGAAAAAGAAGCCAAAATGACCGACCCCGATCAGGCAAAAGCCTTTGTCGCCGCGTCGGGGGTCGATTTTCTCGCGGTGACCATTGGCAACGTGCACGGCAAATATCACAGCGCACCGCGCTTGGATTTCGATCGCCTCGCCCGCGTGCGGCAACTGCTAGATATTCCCCTGGTACTGCATGGGGCGTCGGGGCTGCCCGCGCTGATGATTCAGCGATCGATTGAGCTGGGCGTCTGCAAATTCAACGTCAACACCGAAGTGCGGCAGCGGTATCTGGAGTTTTGGCGCGAGTATGGCAAAACGGGGTCGCAGACGGATTTGCTGGATTGTCAAAAAGCGGCCACGGGTGTCATGCAGGAGGTTGTGGCGCAAAAGATTCGCCTATTTGGCAGCGCGGGCAGAGCTTGA